The genomic segment CCGGAAAATGGAAAGATGATCGGCTCGGCACCTTCCGCGGTACTCGATCGGGTCCGCACAGTTACGGCGGAAGAGCCTTCGGTTCAGAAGAGATTCTTGATCTTGGAACTTACGAAGGATATGAGCCCTTACTTTTAAAAGTGCTGGACTTCTTTCGAACAGGACAGTCTCCGGTCAGTATGGAAGAAACATTGGAGATCTACGCATTCATGGAAGCCGCCGATGAAAGTAAACGCCGGGATGGCGAGGCCGTCACTATCGAAGAAGTTCTCACAAAAGCCCGCGGTTGATGCAGCAACTGGATTGGATTGTATTGGCGCTGTTTTTCCTGGTGATGGTTGTGATCGGGTTTTGGTCGTTCAATAAGGTTGGCGACTCCGGTGACTTTTTCGTTGCCGGAGGGGAACTGCCGTGGTGGCTGTCTGGGATTTCACATCACATTTCCGGGTATAGCGGGGCCGTCTTTGTTGCCTACGCAGGATTGGCCTACACGCATGGATTTGCAATTTACGTCTGGTGGGCATTTACCATTTCTGTGACCACCATTTTTGGCGCTTTTTTCATTGCTCCGCGATGGTCGAGACTTCGGAATAAACTGAATATTGAATCTCCAACGGAGTACCTGAAAACCCGGTACAATCTGCCCACCCAACAGTTGATGGCATGGAGCGGTGCCTTGCTCAAACTCTTTGATGTTGGTGCCAAATGGGCTGCCATTGCCGTTCTGTTGAATGTGTTTACCGGAACATCGCTGCTCTTCGGTATTTTGCTGGCGGGAGGTATTTCGTTGATCTATATCACCGTTGGCGGGTTATGGGCTGATGTCTGGACCGATTTTGCACAATTCATCGTCCAGATTGTTGCGGGATTTGTCATGTTTTTCGTCACCTTAAACATTCTGGGAGGGTTTGATTCTATCTTTACCATGTGGGATCAGCTACCATCGGATCACGGGAACCTCTTCAATGATCCCTATACTCCGGGCTTCGCTTTGGCTTTCCTGTTCATTAATTTCATGAGTTACAACGGCGGGACCTGGAACCTGGCTACCCGGTATATTTCTTCGCCGATGGGTTCGGATGCCCGGAAAGCTGCTATTTTTTCAGGACTCCTGTATCTGATTTGGCCGTTGATCCTGTTTTTCCCGATGTGGGCTGCGCCGATACTTTTGCCAGGGCTGGAAGATCCTACCGAATCCTACGCTTTGTTGACTCAAGAACTTTT from the Balneolaceae bacterium genome contains:
- a CDS encoding sodium:solute symporter family protein, producing MQQLDWIVLALFFLVMVVIGFWSFNKVGDSGDFFVAGGELPWWLSGISHHISGYSGAVFVAYAGLAYTHGFAIYVWWAFTISVTTIFGAFFIAPRWSRLRNKLNIESPTEYLKTRYNLPTQQLMAWSGALLKLFDVGAKWAAIAVLLNVFTGTSLLFGILLAGGISLIYITVGGLWADVWTDFAQFIVQIVAGFVMFFVTLNILGGFDSIFTMWDQLPSDHGNLFNDPYTPGFALAFLFINFMSYNGGTWNLATRYISSPMGSDARKAAIFSGLLYLIWPLILFFPMWAAPILLPGLEDPTESYALLTQELLPPGLVGLVLASMFANTMSMTSSDANTISAVITRDILPNLSVKFQDMKRDQSLLLARISTFVFTALTLVIAINAESFGGVLGLLISWFAAIVGPISIPMILGLVATISSLRFQSSNYFNHGWFDEFYRCEVFDRIDPGCANCHPVFCILYSVFTDGLAEQKQRRFRRSGYTVGSFRS